From one Cucurbita pepo subsp. pepo cultivar mu-cu-16 chromosome LG17, ASM280686v2, whole genome shotgun sequence genomic stretch:
- the LOC111778547 gene encoding polyamine oxidase 1-like, with the protein MDSPSRSSVIVIGAGASGLSAAKVLVENGIDDVVILEASKRIGGRVCKENFGGVSVELGAGWIVGVGGKEQNPIWELALKSSLRTCFSDYSTTRYNIYDRSGKIFPSGVAADSYKKAVDSAIQKLRNQAADAADVSIVSEPPCTPKTPMELAIDFTLHDFEMAEVEPIPTFLDFGEREFLVADERGYECLLYKMAEDFLLTSEGKILDTRLKLNKVVQEIQHSRTGVTVITEDGCIYEANYVVLSVSIGVLQSHLISFTPPLPSWKTEAIEKCDVMVYTKIFLKFPFKFWPCGPGKEFFIYAHETRGYYTFWQNMENAYPGSNILVVTITNGESKRIEAQSDEETLRESMEVLRDMFGHDIPDAIDILVPRWWSNRFQRGSYSNYPITSDCQVIQNIKEPIGRIFFTGEHTSERFNGYVHGGYLAGIDTSNALLEEIRKEDERKSDGQSFLLEPLLALTGSLTSTQTEAASGLHKCDLPTQLYLNSNHGIPEAIL; encoded by the exons atgGATTCCCCTTCTCGATCCTCTGTCATAGTCATCGGCGCCGGTGCTTCCG GTCTGTCGGCGGCGAAGGTGCTGGTGGAGAACGGAATAGACGACGTGGTGATTTTAGAGGCTTCCAAGCGTATTGGAGGAAGAGTATGTAAGGAGAATTTCGGAGGTGTATCGGTGGAGCTTGGAGCGGGGTGGATTGTTGGAGTCGGCGGTAAAGAGCAGAATCCGATTTGGGAACTTGCTCTCAAATCCAGTCTCCGTACATGCTTCTCTGATTACAGCACTACTCGCTACAATATCTACGATCGGAG TGGGAAAATTTTTCCGAGTGGAGTAGCGGCTGATTCGTACAAGAAGGCGGTGGACTCTGCGATTCAGAAGCTGAGGAACCAGGCGGCGGATGCCGCTGATGTCTCCATTGTATCGGAGCCGCCTTG cACGCCGAAGACTCCGATGGAACTCGCCATAGACTTTACGCTCCACGATTTCGAGATGGCAG AGGTTGAGCCTATACCGACGTTCTTGGATTTTGGAGAGAGGGAATTTTTGGTAGCAGATGAAAGAGGGTATGAATGTTTGCTCTACAAAATGGCCGAGGATTTTCTTTTGACCTCAGAGGGGAAAATCTTGGACACTCGTCTCAAGCTCAACAAG GTTGTTCAGGAAATACAACACTCGAGAACCGGCGTTACTGTAATAACGGAGGATGGATGCATCTATGAAGCCAATTATGTGGTTTTGTCTGTCAGCATTGGTGTTCTCCAAAGCCACCTAATTTCTTTCACTCCACCTTTACCC AGTTGGAAAACAGAGGCCATAGAGAAATGTGACGTGATGGTATATACAAAGATTTTCCTCAAGTTTCCATTTAAGTTCTGGCCGTGCGGCCCCGGAAaagaattctttatttatgccCATGAAACCAGGGGCTACTACACGTTTTGGCAG AACATGGAGAATGCCTATCCTGGGTCCAATATCCTTGTAGTGACAATAACGAATGGAGAATCGAAACGTATCGAAGCTCAATCTGATGAGGAGACATTGAGGGAATCCATGGAAGTGCTTAGGGATATGTTCGGACATGACATTCCAGATGCTATTGACATACTTGTTCCTCGCTGGTGGAGTAACAGGTTCCAGCGTGGTAGCTACAGTAACTACCCCATCACCTCTGATTGCCAAGTTATTCAAAACATTAAG GAGCCCATTGGACGTATCTTCTTCACCGGAGAACACACAAGCGAAAGATTTAATGGCTATGTACATGGTGGATATCTTGCAG GCATAGACACAAGCAATGCCTTGTTGGAAGAAATCaggaaagaagatgaaagaaaaagcgACGGTCAATCGTTCTTGTTAGAGCCATTGCTAGCTCTAACAGGATCATTAACTTCGACCCAAACCGAAGCAGCCTCAGGCCTTCACAAATGTGATCTTCCAACACAATTGTACCTTAACAGCAACCACGGCATCCCGGAAGCAATTTTATGA
- the LOC111778548 gene encoding alpha-N-acetylglucosaminidase — translation MSKFNSLILVLILFVFPLALSEQEAIKAIIHRLDSKTSSPSIQEAAAKGLLRRLLPTHVDSFKFQIVSRDVCGGGSCFLISNFKPSSSNGAEILIRGTTAVEITSGLYWYLKYWCGAHVSWDKTGGVQLASIPKPGSLPLLEGNGVVVKRPVPWNYYQNVVTSSYSYVWWDWERWEKEIDWMALHGINLPLAFTGQESIWRSVFRDFNLTVKDLDNFFGGPAFLAWARMGNLHGWGGPLSQSWLDQQLALQKHILSRMRELGMTPVLPSFSGNVPAALAKRFPSADITRLGNWNSINADPSTCCTYLLNPSDPLFVKIGEAFIRQQIKEYGDVTDIYNCDTFNENTPPTNDTSYISSLGASVYKAMVKADKDAVWLMQGWLFYSDSTFWKPEQMKALLHSVPFGKMIVLDLFADVKPIWKTSSQFYGTPYVWCMLHNFGGNIEMYGVLDAISSGPVDALASENSTMVGVGMCMEGIEHNSVVYELMSEMAFRSKKVEVQDWLKTYSRCRYGKADRYVEAAWNVLYHTIYNCTDGIADHNNDFIVKLPDWDPSSSFDQKMPHLWYSTQEVINALQLLLKAGDNLRNSATYRYDLVDLTRQVLGKLANEEYLKAISSFQRKNVAALNHHSKRFVQLIRDIDRLLASDSNFLLGTWLESAKKLATNPSEMKQYEWNARTQVTMWYDNTEVNQSKLHDYANKYWSGLVEGYYLPRALTYFYYVSKSLRKNESFHLEEWRREWILFSNKWQAASETYPVKAEGNSIAISRAFYEKYFG, via the exons GACGTTTGTGGTGGAGGAAGCTGCTTCTTGATCAGTAATTTCAAGCCCTCAAGCAGTAATGGCGCAGAGATATT GATTCGAGGCACCACCGCGGTTGAAATTACGTCTGGTCTTTACTGGTACTTAAAATATTGGTGTGGTGCTCATGTTTCCTGGGACAAGACTGGTGGAGTTCAATTAGCTTCTATTCCTAAACCAGGATCTCTGCCTCTTTTAGAGGGTAACGGAGTTGTGGTTAAGCGGCCCGTGCCATGGAACTATTACCAAAATGTTGTTACTTCAAGCT ATTCCTATGTGTGGTGGGATTGGGAAAGATGGGAGAAAGAGATAGACTGGATGGCCCTCCATGGAATTAACCTTCCTTTGGCATTCACTGGGCAAGAATCAATTTGGAGAAGTGTTTTCAGG GATTTTAACCTCACTGTCAAAGATTTGGACAATTTCTTTGGTGGACCTGCTTTCCTTGCCTGGGCTCGCATGGGAAATCTACATGG GTGGGGTGGGCCTTTATCACAAAGTTGGTTGGATCAACAATTAGCTTTACAGAAACATATACTTTCCAGAATGCGAGAGTTGGGGATGACTCCAG ttcTACCATCATTCTCTGGAAATGTTCCAGCAGCTTTGGCAAAAAGATTTCCCTCAGCAGACATAACTAGATTAGGAAATTG GAATTCAATTAATGCTGATCCTAGTACATGCTGTACATACCTTCTTAATCCTTCTGATCCTCTGTTTGTCAAGATTGGGGAGGCTTTTATCAGACAACAAATTAAAG AGTATGGGGATGTAACAGACATTTACAACTG TGATACATTCAATGAAAATACTCCACCTACCAATGACACTTCATATATTTCATCACTTGGAGCTTCTGTCTATAAAGCCATGGTGAAAGCTGATAAGGATGCTGTGTGGCTTATGCAA GGATGGCTCTTCTATTCAGACTCTACTTTTTGGAAACCTGAACAAATGAAA GCACTACTTCATTCAGTCCCATTTGGGAAAATGAttgttcttgatctttttGCGGACGTCAAGCCTATTTGGAAAACATCATCTCAATTTTATGGCACACCCTATGTATG GTGTATGTTGCATAACTTTGGTGGAAATATAGAAATGTATGGTGTATTGGATGCAATCTCTTCCGGTCCGGTCGATGCCCTTGCAAGTGAAAACTCAACAATG GTTGGCGTTGGCATGTGCATGGAAGGAATAGAGCATAATTCGGTCGTTTATGAATTGATGTCTGAAATGGCATTTCGCAGCAAAAAAGTTGAAGTCCAG GATTGGTTGAAGACCTACTCCCGTTGTCGTTATGGCAAAGCAGATCGTTACGTCGAGGCAGCTTGGAACGTTCTTTATCATACAATTTACAATTGCACTGATGGCATTGCG GACCATAACAATGATTTCATAGTCAAACTTCCAGATTGGGATCCATCTTCAAGCTTTGATCAGAAAATGCCACATCTATGGTATTCCACTCAGGAGGTTATCAATGCCTTGCAGCTACTCCTTAAAGCCGGTGATAATCTCCGCAACAGCGCTACATATAG ATATGACTTGGTTGACTTAACGCGGCAAGTGCTAGGGAAGCTGGCAAATGAAGAATATTTGAAAGCTATATCTTCTTTTCAGCGCAAGAATGTGGCGGCTCTGAATCATCACAGCAAGAGATTTGTTCAATTAATAAGAGATATTGACAGATTGCTTGCTTCTGATTCAAATTTTCTGCTTGGAACATGGCTTGAAAGTGCAAAGAAGCTTGCCACAAATCCATCTGAGATGAAGCAG TATGAATGGAATGCAAGAACTCAAGTGACTATGTGGTATGATAACACTGAGGTCAATCAGAGCAAGCTTCATGATTATG CAAATAAGTACTGGAGTGGGCTTGTTGAAGGCTACTATCTTCCAAGAGCTCTGACATACTTTTATTACGTATCAAAAAGCCTGAGAAAAAACGAGAGCTTCCATTTGGAAGAGTGGAGAAGAGAATGGATTCTGTTCTCAAACAAATGGCAAGCTGCTTCAGAAACATACCCAGTTAAAGCTGAAGGGAATTCAATTGCTATTTCTAGAGCCTTCTATGAAAAGTACTTTGGTTGA
- the LOC111779197 gene encoding pentatricopeptide repeat-containing protein At3g53170: protein MEPHLHLSNAPIFGWLSFPPTSTVASMASINPTPFFISSSRSRKLNRTSDQSSDGLQRDPKKGLSRILRKDAAIRAIERKANSKKYNNLWPRAVLEALDEAIQENLWETTLKIFGLLRQQHWYEPRCKTYTKLLMMLGKCRQPEQASLLFQIMLSEGLKPSIDVYTALVSAYGRSGLLHKAIETVDEMKSISDCKPDVHTYSILIDCCTRYRRLDLLKDILADMSYLGITCNTVTYNTIINGFGKAKMFEQMESLLLEMIETGSCLPDLITFNSFIRAYGNSEQIEKMEKWYNEFQLMGIEPDDWTYNTMISSYGKARMYDKMVSVLNFMEKRFFSPTIVTMNTIIDVFGRAGNVKRMEEYFRKMKHQGMKPNSVTYCSLVNAYGKAGNIEKVDSILRQIENSDVVLDTPLFNCLINVYGQAGDVRKMGELFLEMKENKCVPDSITFATMVHALKTHGMTEAAQRLENKLIVGRDDKIN, encoded by the exons ATGGAGCCTCACCTTCACCTTAGCAACGCCCCAATCTTCGGCTGGTTATCCTTTCCCCCAACCTCCACAGTCGCTTCAATGGCTTCCATAAACCCCACTCCTTTCTTCATCTCCTCTTCCCGCTCACGGAAACTTAACCGGACTTCCGACCAGTCCTCCGACGGCCTACAGAGAGATCCCAAGAAGGGCCTGTCTCGGATTCTGAGGAAAGATGCTGCTATTAGAGCTATTGAGAGAAAAGCCAATTCCAAAAAGTACAATAACCTTTGGCCGAGAGCTGTTCTCGAGGCTCTCGATGAGGCTATTCAGGAGAATCTTTGGGAAACCACTCTTAAG ATTTTTGGCCTACTTCGCCAGCAACATTGGTATGAACCAAGATGCAAAACATACACAAAATTGTTGATGATGCTGGGTAAGTGCAGGCAACCTGAGCAAGCAAGCTTGCTGTTTCAGATTATGTTGTCTGAGGGGTTGAAACCTTCTATTGATGTTTACACTGCTCTTGTTAGTGCTTATGGTCGAAGTGGCCTCCTTCACAAGGCCATTGAAACAGTTGATGAAATGAAATCCATTTCTGACTGCAAGCCAGATGTACATACATATTCAATTCTCATTGATTGTTGCACAAGATACCGTCGTCTTGACCTTCTGAAGGACATACTTGCTGACATGTCATATCTGGGGATTACATGTAATACAGTCACTTACAATACTATCATTAATGGATTTGGAAAGGCTAAAATGTTTGAGCAAATGGAAAGCTTGTTATTGGAAATGATTGAAACTGGTAGCTGCCTTCCAGATTTGATTACATTCAATTCTTTTATCAGAGCTTATGGAAATAGTGAGCAGATTGAGAAGATGGAGAAGTGGTATAATGAATTTCAGCTGATGGGAATTGAGCCAGATGATTGGACATACAATACTATGATCAGCTCGTACGGGAAAGCTAGAATGTATGACAAGATGGTGTCGGTTTTGAATTTCATGGAAAAACGCTTTTTCTCTCCAACAATTGTTACTATGAATACAATCATTGATGTGTTTGGAAGAGCTGGAAATGTTAAGAGGATGGAAGAATacttcagaaaaatgaaacatcAGGGAATGAAGCCTAACTCTGTAACTTACTGTTCTCTTGTTAATGCATATGGTAAAGCTGGTAATATTGAGAAAGTTGATTCAATTTTGAGGCAAATTGAAAATTCTGATGTGGTACTGGATACCCCTCTTTTTAACTGCCTTATCAATGTGTATGGCCAGGCTGGTGATGTGAGAAAGATGGGAGAGTTATTCTTGGAAATGAAAGAGAATAAATGTGTTCCTGATAGCATTACATTTGCTACAATGGTTCATGCCTTAAAGACTCATGGCATGACTGAGGCTGCTCAAAGATTGGAAAATAAGTTGATTGTCGGTAGAGACGACAAGATAAATTAG